GCCTAACATATAATATACGAATTCGTAGTTTATGGGTCTTCGTACTGCCTAAACGGAAGTATACCATTTTCGCCTGACTTTACAACACAATTTTTGTTGACAGATTTCGCCTTTGGCCTATAATAGCAGGAAATACGAATTCGTAATTTATGGGTTTTTGTACTTTTGGGGAGAAAAAATGTTCGTAGAGATGCTGCCAGATTTCCAGAAATTCCTGGTTTCAAGAGGCTTTGCCGATGAAAAACATGCCCCCTTCTACGCTCGCTGGGTAAGCAAATTCGTCGCCTTTTCTAATGAGGAGGAGGGCGCGGATTTTCAGGAAAAAAGACGAAAATTCCTTGAGCAGCTCTCCGATTCCCCAGGGATCGCGAACTGGCAGATGAACCAGGCGGAAACCGCCCTGAAGCTCTATTTTGAGCAGTTTGACAAGAGTGCCGCGAAACTCGGTCCGAATTCAACCCTATCCCAGATAAACGACAGGTCAGATCCTGCTTCTATTATAATCGCGATGGGCAAGGCCATCAGGGTTAAACATTATTCATACAAGACTGAGCGCACTTATGTCAACTGGGCAAAAGGTTTTTTTGAGTATCTAGTCGGTGTCCGTAAGAGGGATATCCAAAAATTGGGTCTTTCAAGCGAGGATGTACGTGATTACCTGAGCTTTCTTGCAATTAAAAAGAAAGTTTCCTCCTCTTCCCAAAACCAGGCCTTTAACGCCCTCTTGTTCTTATTCAGGGATGTGCTCATGATCGGGCTTGATGATATCGCAGGCGCGGTCCGCGCGAAACGCGGCCCGAAACTTCCCGTCGTTCTTACCGAGAGTGAGGTCCGCGAGATATTTGACAGTGTAACAGGAAAGGACAAGCTTATCCTGCAGCTATTATACGGCACTGGCATGCGCATTTCCGAACTGACGTGCTTGCGGGTAAAGGATATCGATTTTGAGTCGGGAATGATATTCATAAGAAGCGGCAAAGGCGACAAAGACAGAAGCACCGTATTGCCGGAATACCTTAAAACGGAATTATGGGCGCATATCAAAGAGGTCAAAAAGATACACGAGAAGGATCTTGCATCCGGACACGGAGAGGTCTGGCTGCCGGATGCGCTTGAACGCAAGTACCCGAAGGCCGTCAGGGATTTCGGATGGCAGTTTGTCTTCCCCTCGGCAAAGCTCTCCCCTGACCGCGATACCGGAAAGGTCAGACGTTTCTATATGAGCCCGAAGACCATACAGGACGCGATGTCTGAGGCGGTAAAGAAGGCGGGAATAGCCAAGCATGCCACCGTGCACACATTAAGGCACAGTTTCGCCACCCACCTGTTGCTTAACGGAGTGAATATACGGGAAGTCCAGGAGCTCTTGGGACATAGCCACGTCGAAACTACGATGATATACACCCACGTTATACGTGATATCTCTAACGCGCCGCAGAGCCCGCTGGACAAGCTTTACGCGACTACCGATAAACGATAGCCTCTACCTATAAACATCCTTCCTGTGGGCGACGGTCAGTATTATGACCGTTATCTCTTTGTGGTATATCCGGTAAATTATCCTGTAGTCTCCTGAGCGGTAAGATAACAGCCCCTTGAGGTCGCCGGTAAGGCATTTCCCTATCGCCGGATCGGCGGCGATGCGCTCGACGGCGATCTTTATCTTAATAGACGATGATCGGAGGGATTTTCTTTCAAAAATATTAATTCAATTCATTTTTGAGGAGCTCGAAAAATTTCTCCCTCGCATCCTTTTCTATCCACGGCTTATGGCCGCAGTGATCAAGGAGGATAAACCGGAAGTTGTTAAGTATAGCCGATAGCGGCTTTTGGACGCCTTCGGCGGGATGGGGATCGTAGTCTCCGTGGATAGCGACGACCGGGCACCTTATATCTTTCACGAACTCGAGGAGCTTGCCGCTCCTCCTTAATTCCGAGGCCTCTTTCCATACGCTCTCAAAGATATCAACGCGGAAATCTACTTCCTCGGACAGGCCCTCGATCGGGTCATAGGCATCGGGCACTATCTCCTTATCCATGCGGTCAAGTCTGGCCTTTGATATCTGGGCGGCGTACTTCTCTTCAAAAGGCCCGCTTCCGACGAGGATAAGTTTTTTTACCAAAGCGGGATGTTTTGCGGCGAGGATAAGGCTCAGCCACGCTCCCCACGAATAGCCTATTAATATCACGGGAAGGGACGCGTTATTTTCAAGGAGGGATTTTAATTCTTCGACCTGCCCGTCGACTGACATTGCGGTCTGGAGCGGTTCGAGAACGCCGTATTTCGATGAGAGTTCGCGAGCGACCGGCGCGACCTCTCCTGCCCCGCCCGGCCCGCCGTGGATGACGGCTATCCTAAACGGCGGATCACCATATTTACGCAGATTATCCATTAAACGTATATGCGCGGCACGCGGGCGGAGATCCAGCAGACGACCTCATACGGGATGGTGTCGAGAAGTTCTGCGATATCCTCGACGGTTATCGATTCGCCTTTCTGGGAACCGATAATGACCGCCTCGTCGCCCACCTTCGCGCCTTTTATTCCGCCGACATCTACCATCGTATGGTCCATGCAGATACGGCCGACTACCGGCGCGCGCCATCCGCGCACGAGCACCTCCCCCTTGTTCGAGAGGTGCCGGTTGAGCCCGTCGGCATACCCGACCGGGAGCGTGGCGATCACCGTCTCCCTGTCCGTCATATGAGTCCTGCCGTAACTGATATACCTGCCCGGCGGCGTCTTCTTGAGGTATATTATCCTCGTCTTGAGTGAAAGCGCCGGTTTTAATTTCACCGTGCGCATCAGGTTCTGGTTCGGGTATAGGCCGTAAAGCATAAGCCCGGGCCGCACCATATTGAAGTGGGAATCTTTATACAGCATGGCGCCGGCAGAGTTCGCCGCGTGCACGTACTGGATCTCAATGCCGCTTATCTCCATCTCGGTGGCAAGGCGCTTGAAATTCTCTATCTGGCCGGAGGTATAACGGACATCTTCCTCGTCCGCGCTCGCGAAGTGCGTGAATATCCCCTCGATCACTATATTCCTGAAACTTAACAGGTCCTTTATAAGGCGGCCGGCCTCATCATGCCATACCCCCAGCCTGCCCATGCCGGTATCGACCTTCACGTGGACGAGCGCCTGTTTCTTTAATTTGCGCGCCGCCTTGTCCACGGCCGAGGCGAGGATCTTATCACATACGGTAAGCGTCAGGTCATAATACAGCGCGTACTCCGCTTCTTTCGGGAGGACCGATGAAAGGACGAGCACCGGCGTCCTTATCCCTGCACGGCGGAGAGCGATCCCCTCGTCGACGCACGCGACGCCCAGGTACGGGACCTTCTCTTTTTGCAGCCGGCGCGCGACCTCTACCATCCCGTAGCCATACGCGTTCGCCTTCACGACGGCGAGTATATTAGTGTCTTTAGAGAGGCGCGCTTTTAGCGCGTGGTAATTATGCGCTATCGCGTCGAGGTCGATCTCGGTCCATGTCGGACGGCTTGTCCTGCTTTTCGCAGGGCTTGTCCTGCCCTTCCATGGAAGGACAGGGCTAGATTCTATCCTGCGCGTATGTGCGGGGCTCATCTTTTAAGGTCCCTTACCTGAACGTCTTTCGGATACAGATATAGAGGAACAAATTTGCCCGTCTCTTCGAATTTTTTCTTTTTTGCCAGTTCATAGCCGAGGAGGGCGACCGTCTCAGCCCTGGGATACCAAAGCTTCTCAGGGGCAAACCCGGTCTTGTGCTTAAAATTATCCTCGATCGTCTTCCTGTAAGCGGCCAGCCCGTCGCCCAAAAATACCGCGTCGCCCTTGATAGATTTCAGCAATTCGGCGACAGGGCCGACCGAATATTTCAGATGCCGGCGCAATTTACCGTTCTTGAAGGAATATGCCGACGCGTAAACGTTGCCGCGGCGCGCGTCAATGATCGGGACGATCAGATTGCCTTCCTCTTTTATATTATACGCGAGCGCGTCGAGAGTCGGGATGCCGACGACCTTTATCTTTGAACCGAGCGCGAACCCTTTCACGGTTGCAGCGCCGATGCGCAGGGCAGTCAGCGAGCCCGGGCCTTTCGAGAACGCTATGCAGTTGATATACTTCAGTTTAAACTTCGCCTTCTTCAGCAGCTTGTCTATCTGCGGCAAAAGCTGTTCGCACTGCCGCTGGTCCATCGCCCTGTGGAAACCCGCGATGACTTTTTTCCCGTCTGTTATGGCGAGGGAGAGATATTTGGATGTAGTGTCTACCGCAAGGATCTTCATGCTTCCTTTATACTGATCGTCCGTTCGTTGGGATTCTTTATCTTCAACGCGACATCTAAACGCCTTTTTGGCAATATGCGCGCCATCTTGCCCGACCATTCTATGACGATGACGCCTTTGCGCGCGAGGTAATCCTCATAGCCGATATCTTCGATATCCTTCAAATTATTGAGCCGGTAGATATCGAAATGGAAGAGCGGGATCTTTCCTTTATATTCTTTCACAAGGACGAACGACGGGCTGTTGACGTACCTGTAATCCTTTACGCCAAGGCCCTTGGCTATCCCCTTGACCAGGGTGGTCTTGCCCGCGCCCAGTTCGCCTGAGAGCGCGACCAAATCGCCCGGTTTGAGACGCTTGGCTATCTTCTCACCTAATTTTATAGTTTCTTCCGCGTTCGCTGTCGTGAAATTCATCTAAAAATGGGAAAACCCTTTTGGCTTCAATTCTTTTGTCGTCCCGTCCGGGGCTATGATCTTCACCCCGATCTTTCTATCGAGTATCTCCCCTATCTGCGATATCCTCACGCCGTTCAATTCGAGATTCTTGCGGGCCAGCCTCCGCGCCTCGGCCAGCGGCATAGTGAACAACAACTCGAAATCCTCGCCTTCGTTTAGCGCCGCGTTTACGCCCCTGGCGCCCTTTGAGACCGGCACCAGTTCCTTATATATGCAGGCGCCTACCCCGCTCGCCTTCGCTATATGGTTTAAATCGGTCGAAAGCCCGTCCGAGATATCTATCATCGAGGTTATCTTGAAATTATTCACCAGGTACCGCGCTTCTTTTAGGCGCGGCATGAAGGTAAGATGCCTCTTGCTCTTGTACGACCCGCCGAGCGCGCCTGTCACGCATATTATATCGCCGGGCCTGGCGCCGCTCCTGAACGCGATCTTATCCGGCTCAGCGAACCCGAGGACCGCCACGTCTATGACGAGTTTCCCGGAAGAATTCGTGTCGCCGCCGACTATCTCGACATCAAACCTTTTGGCGAGCGCCTTTATCCCGCAGTATATCTCGTCTATGAACTCAACCCTCAGTTTTTTCGGGAGGCCCAAAGAGACGACCGCGTATTTCGCTGCGCCGCCCATCGAGGCGATATCGCTTAACCCGCAGGCAAGCGACTTCCAACCTATCTGGAAAGCCGCAGCGTCCTTTAACTTAAAATCGACGTCCTCGAGCAGCATATCGATGGTGACGAGCAGGTATTTCTTCTTCGATACGCGTATCACGGCGCAGTCATCGCCTATCCCCCGGACGATATCCCTGCCTGCCTTAAAATTCTTCGCGAGCCGCTCTATGAGCCCTGTCTCACCTAATCTTTTTAATTTCATCCGGCTTAAAAACTCCTTTTT
The Candidatus Omnitrophota bacterium DNA segment above includes these coding regions:
- a CDS encoding thiamine-phosphate kinase, coding for MKLKRLGETGLIERLAKNFKAGRDIVRGIGDDCAVIRVSKKKYLLVTIDMLLEDVDFKLKDAAAFQIGWKSLACGLSDIASMGGAAKYAVVSLGLPKKLRVEFIDEIYCGIKALAKRFDVEIVGGDTNSSGKLVIDVAVLGFAEPDKIAFRSGARPGDIICVTGALGGSYKSKRHLTFMPRLKEARYLVNNFKITSMIDISDGLSTDLNHIAKASGVGACIYKELVPVSKGARGVNAALNEGEDFELLFTMPLAEARRLARKNLELNGVRISQIGEILDRKIGVKIIAPDGTTKELKPKGFSHF
- the alr gene encoding alanine racemase translates to MSPAHTRRIESSPVLPWKGRTSPAKSRTSRPTWTEIDLDAIAHNYHALKARLSKDTNILAVVKANAYGYGMVEVARRLQKEKVPYLGVACVDEGIALRRAGIRTPVLVLSSVLPKEAEYALYYDLTLTVCDKILASAVDKAARKLKKQALVHVKVDTGMGRLGVWHDEAGRLIKDLLSFRNIVIEGIFTHFASADEEDVRYTSGQIENFKRLATEMEISGIEIQYVHAANSAGAMLYKDSHFNMVRPGLMLYGLYPNQNLMRTVKLKPALSLKTRIIYLKKTPPGRYISYGRTHMTDRETVIATLPVGYADGLNRHLSNKGEVLVRGWRAPVVGRICMDHTMVDVGGIKGAKVGDEAVIIGSQKGESITVEDIAELLDTIPYEVVCWISARVPRIYV
- the tsaB gene encoding tRNA (adenosine(37)-N6)-threonylcarbamoyltransferase complex dimerization subunit type 1 TsaB, producing the protein MKILAVDTTSKYLSLAITDGKKVIAGFHRAMDQRQCEQLLPQIDKLLKKAKFKLKYINCIAFSKGPGSLTALRIGAATVKGFALGSKIKVVGIPTLDALAYNIKEEGNLIVPIIDARRGNVYASAYSFKNGKLRRHLKYSVGPVAELLKSIKGDAVFLGDGLAAYRKTIEDNFKHKTGFAPEKLWYPRAETVALLGYELAKKKKFEETGKFVPLYLYPKDVQVRDLKR
- the tsaE gene encoding tRNA (adenosine(37)-N6)-threonylcarbamoyltransferase complex ATPase subunit type 1 TsaE — its product is MNFTTANAEETIKLGEKIAKRLKPGDLVALSGELGAGKTTLVKGIAKGLGVKDYRYVNSPSFVLVKEYKGKIPLFHFDIYRLNNLKDIEDIGYEDYLARKGVIVIEWSGKMARILPKRRLDVALKIKNPNERTISIKEA
- a CDS encoding alpha/beta hydrolase; protein product: MDNLRKYGDPPFRIAVIHGGPGGAGEVAPVARELSSKYGVLEPLQTAMSVDGQVEELKSLLENNASLPVILIGYSWGAWLSLILAAKHPALVKKLILVGSGPFEEKYAAQISKARLDRMDKEIVPDAYDPIEGLSEEVDFRVDIFESVWKEASELRRSGKLLEFVKDIRCPVVAIHGDYDPHPAEGVQKPLSAILNNFRFILLDHCGHKPWIEKDAREKFFELLKNELN
- a CDS encoding integron integrase translates to MFVEMLPDFQKFLVSRGFADEKHAPFYARWVSKFVAFSNEEEGADFQEKRRKFLEQLSDSPGIANWQMNQAETALKLYFEQFDKSAAKLGPNSTLSQINDRSDPASIIIAMGKAIRVKHYSYKTERTYVNWAKGFFEYLVGVRKRDIQKLGLSSEDVRDYLSFLAIKKKVSSSSQNQAFNALLFLFRDVLMIGLDDIAGAVRAKRGPKLPVVLTESEVREIFDSVTGKDKLILQLLYGTGMRISELTCLRVKDIDFESGMIFIRSGKGDKDRSTVLPEYLKTELWAHIKEVKKIHEKDLASGHGEVWLPDALERKYPKAVRDFGWQFVFPSAKLSPDRDTGKVRRFYMSPKTIQDAMSEAVKKAGIAKHATVHTLRHSFATHLLLNGVNIREVQELLGHSHVETTMIYTHVIRDISNAPQSPLDKLYATTDKR